A stretch of the Mycolicibacterium celeriflavum genome encodes the following:
- the acpM gene encoding meromycolate extension acyl carrier protein AcpM has protein sequence MAASQDEIIAGLAEIIEEVTGIEPSEVTPEKSFVDDLDIDSLSMVEIAVQTEDKYGVKIPDEDLAGLRTVGDVVTYIQKLEEENPEAAAAIRAQIEADRA, from the coding sequence GTGGCCGCCAGTCAGGATGAAATCATCGCCGGTCTCGCCGAGATCATCGAAGAGGTCACGGGTATCGAGCCTTCCGAGGTCACCCCGGAGAAGTCGTTTGTCGACGACCTGGACATCGACTCGCTGTCGATGGTCGAGATCGCCGTTCAGACCGAGGACAAGTACGGCGTGAAGATCCCCGACGAGGACCTTGCCGGTCTGCGCACCGTCGGTGACGTCGTCACCTACATCCAGAAGCTCGAGGAAGAGAACCCCGAAGCCGCCGCGGCCATCCGC
- a CDS encoding ACP S-malonyltransferase, with translation MLALLAPGQGSQTPGMLAAWLELPGAAERLAAWSEISGLDLTRLGTTATAEEITDTAVTQPLVVAATLLAHEELTRRGIIAGRGEQEVVVAGHSVGEIAAYAIADVLSADDAVKLAATRGAEMAKACAVEPTGMAAVLGGEEADVLARLEALDLVPANRNAAGQIVAAGAVAALDKLVEDPPEKARVRKLATAGAFHTHYMASALDGYAAAAEGVTTSAPTAKLLSNADGQPVASATDAMSKLVAQMTRPVRWDLCTDTMRELGVTAIVEFPPAGTLAGIAKRELRGVPTHAVKSPADLDGLSEF, from the coding sequence GTGCTTGCACTTCTCGCGCCCGGACAGGGTTCCCAGACACCCGGCATGCTTGCCGCGTGGCTGGAGCTGCCCGGTGCCGCCGAGCGGCTCGCAGCCTGGTCCGAGATAAGCGGGCTGGACCTGACCCGGTTGGGCACCACCGCGACCGCCGAGGAGATCACCGACACCGCGGTGACCCAGCCGCTCGTCGTGGCGGCCACCCTGCTGGCCCACGAGGAGCTCACCCGGCGCGGCATCATCGCGGGCCGCGGAGAGCAGGAAGTCGTCGTGGCAGGCCACTCAGTCGGTGAGATCGCCGCCTACGCGATCGCCGACGTGCTATCGGCCGACGACGCGGTCAAGCTGGCCGCCACCCGTGGTGCCGAGATGGCCAAGGCGTGCGCGGTCGAGCCGACCGGCATGGCCGCGGTGCTCGGCGGTGAAGAAGCCGACGTGCTGGCCCGTCTCGAGGCGCTCGACCTGGTGCCCGCCAACCGCAACGCCGCTGGGCAGATCGTCGCCGCCGGCGCGGTGGCTGCGCTGGACAAGCTCGTCGAGGATCCGCCGGAGAAGGCGCGGGTGCGAAAGTTGGCCACCGCGGGCGCGTTCCACACCCACTACATGGCTTCGGCCCTGGACGGGTACGCCGCCGCCGCCGAAGGTGTAACAACCTCTGCGCCCACCGCGAAGCTGTTGTCGAACGCCGACGGTCAGCCGGTAGCGTCGGCAACCGACGCCATGAGCAAGCTGGTGGCGCAGATGACCCGGCCGGTGCGCTGGGATCTGTGCACCGACACGATGCGCGAGCTCGGTGTGACCGCCATCGTCGAGTTCCCGCCCGCCGGGACACTCGCGGGCATCGCGAAAAGAGAACTTCGGGGGGTGCCGACGCACGCCGTCAAGTCCCCCGCTGATCTGGACGGGCTCTCCGAGTTCTAG
- a CDS encoding PucR family transcriptional regulator, translating to MPDNRFVPPKSTVEVLETVPDSVLRRLQQYSGRLATEAVRAMEERLPFFTELEASQRSSVQLVVQTAVVNFVEWMRDPQSNVSYTAQAFEVVPQDLRRRIALRQSVEMVRITMEFFEEVVPLLARSEEQLTALTAGILRYSRDLAFAAASAYADQAEARGAWDTRMEANVVDAVVRGDTGPELQSQAAALNWDATAPATVIVGLPQPDRVDLASDDVHDVVKRNGRAALSDVHGNWLVAIVSGVLSPTDRFLTEILTVFADGPVVVGPTATTLANAHRSATEAIAGMNAVAGWSGAPRPVPARELLPERALLGDVTAIAALETEVMRPLADAGPALTETLDAYLDSGGAIEACARKLFVHPNTVRYRLRRIADFTGRDPTVPRDAYVLRVAATVGRLGRQPYQTSTANMITALRPAAPTEALDMPQPSGEIAGGYR from the coding sequence ATGCCTGACAACAGGTTCGTGCCTCCGAAGTCGACGGTCGAGGTCCTCGAGACCGTTCCCGACTCGGTGCTGCGCCGTTTGCAGCAGTACTCGGGCCGGCTGGCCACCGAGGCGGTGCGGGCGATGGAGGAGCGGTTGCCGTTCTTCACCGAACTGGAGGCTTCGCAGCGGTCCAGCGTGCAATTGGTCGTGCAGACCGCGGTGGTCAACTTCGTCGAGTGGATGCGCGACCCGCAGAGCAATGTCAGCTACACGGCGCAGGCCTTCGAAGTGGTGCCTCAAGACCTGCGGCGGCGCATCGCCCTGCGGCAGTCGGTCGAGATGGTCCGCATCACCATGGAGTTCTTCGAAGAGGTGGTGCCCCTACTGGCCCGCTCGGAGGAACAGTTGACCGCGCTGACGGCGGGCATCTTGAGGTACAGCCGCGATCTCGCGTTCGCCGCGGCCAGCGCCTATGCCGATCAAGCTGAGGCACGCGGCGCGTGGGACACCAGGATGGAGGCCAACGTCGTCGATGCCGTGGTGCGCGGTGACACCGGCCCGGAGTTGCAGTCACAGGCCGCGGCGCTGAACTGGGATGCCACGGCGCCCGCCACGGTGATAGTGGGCCTGCCGCAACCCGACCGGGTCGATCTGGCCAGCGACGACGTACACGACGTCGTGAAGCGCAACGGCCGCGCGGCGCTGTCGGACGTGCACGGCAACTGGCTGGTCGCCATCGTGTCGGGGGTGCTCTCCCCGACCGACCGGTTCCTCACCGAGATCCTGACGGTGTTCGCGGACGGGCCGGTGGTGGTCGGGCCCACCGCCACCACGCTGGCGAACGCCCACCGCAGCGCGACCGAGGCCATTGCGGGCATGAACGCCGTGGCGGGTTGGAGCGGGGCGCCCCGACCGGTGCCTGCGCGCGAACTTCTCCCGGAACGTGCGCTGCTGGGCGACGTCACGGCGATCGCGGCGCTGGAGACCGAGGTGATGCGCCCGCTGGCCGACGCCGGGCCCGCGCTGACCGAGACGCTGGACGCCTATCTGGACTCCGGCGGCGCCATCGAAGCATGCGCACGCAAATTGTTCGTTCATCCAAATACCGTCCGCTATCGACTCCGGCGAATCGCCGACTTCACCGGGCGCGATCCCACGGTTCCGCGCGACGCCTACGTGCTGCGGGTGGCCGCAACGGTGGGTCGACTCGGCCGCCAGCCATACCAAACGAGCACAGCAAACATGATCACTGCACTGCGTCCTGCCGCGCCCACGGAAGCGCTGGACATGCCACAGCCGAGCGGCGAGATCGCGGGCGGGTATCGGTAG
- the aceE gene encoding pyruvate dehydrogenase (acetyl-transferring), homodimeric type — translation MTTEFARQDLAQNSSTAAEHDRVRVIREGVASYLPDIDPEETSEWLQSFDQLLERSGPARARYLMLRLLERSGEQRVAIPALTSTDYVNTIPTELEPWFPGDEDVERRYRTWIRWNAAIMVHRAQRPGVGVGGHISTYASSAALYEVGFNHFFRGKSHPGGGDQVFIQGHASPGIYARAYLEGRLSAEQLDGFRQEHSHPGGGLPSYPHPRLMPDFWEFPTVSMGLGPINAIYQARFNHYLHDRGIKDTSDQHVWAFLGDGEMDEPESRGLAHVAALEALDNLTFVVNCNLQRLDGPVRGNGKIIQELESFFRGAGWNVIKVVWGREWDALLHADRDGALVNLMNTTPDGDYQTYRANDGAYVRDHFFGRDPRTKALVEKMSDSEIWNLKRGGHDYRKVYAAYRAATEHKGQPTVILAKTIKGYSLGAHFQGRNATHQMKKLALEDLKYFRDAQRIPISDEQLEENPYLPPYYHPGPEAAEIRYMLDRRRALGGFLPERRTKSKALTLPGRDTYKALKKGSGKQEVATTMATVRTFKELLRDKEIGWRIVPIIPDEARTFGMDSWFPNLKIYNRNGQLYTSVDAELMLAYKESEIGQILHEGINEAGSSGSFIAAGTAYATHNEPMIPVYIFYSMFGFQRTGDNLWAASDQMTRGFLLGATAGRTTLVGEGLQHADGHSLLLAASNPAVVAYDPAFAYEIAYIIESGLHRMYGENPENVYFYMTIYNEPYVQPPEPEDLDVEGLLRGIYRYRPAPEKRSNAAQILVSGVAMPSALKAAEMLADEWDVAADVWSVTSWGELNRDGVEIEKKRLRHPDRPAGTPYITKTLAEAQGPVIAVSDWMRGVPEQIRGWVPGTYITLGTDGFGFSDTRPAARRYYNTDAESIVVAVLEGLARDGNIDQSVAVKAAQQYEIDDVMAAPEQTSDPGVA, via the coding sequence TTGACCACCGAGTTCGCGCGCCAGGATCTGGCCCAAAACTCCTCCACCGCAGCTGAACACGACCGGGTGCGGGTGATCCGGGAGGGCGTCGCGTCGTATCTCCCCGATATCGATCCCGAAGAGACCAGCGAATGGCTGCAATCGTTCGACCAGCTGCTCGAACGGTCCGGCCCCGCGCGGGCGCGCTACTTGATGTTGCGCTTGCTGGAGCGCTCCGGCGAACAGCGCGTGGCCATTCCGGCGCTGACGTCGACGGACTACGTGAACACGATCCCCACCGAGCTGGAACCGTGGTTCCCCGGCGACGAGGACGTCGAGCGTCGCTACCGGACCTGGATCCGGTGGAACGCCGCGATCATGGTGCACCGCGCTCAGCGGCCGGGAGTCGGTGTGGGCGGCCACATTTCGACGTACGCGTCGTCGGCCGCCCTGTATGAGGTCGGCTTCAACCACTTCTTCCGCGGCAAATCGCACCCGGGCGGCGGCGACCAGGTGTTCATCCAGGGCCATGCGTCCCCGGGCATCTACGCGCGCGCGTACCTGGAAGGCCGGCTGTCCGCCGAGCAACTCGACGGCTTCCGTCAGGAGCACAGTCACCCCGGCGGCGGGCTGCCGTCGTACCCGCACCCGCGGTTGATGCCCGACTTCTGGGAGTTCCCCACCGTCTCGATGGGGCTGGGCCCGATCAACGCCATCTATCAGGCCCGGTTCAACCACTATCTGCACGACCGCGGCATCAAGGACACCTCCGACCAGCACGTCTGGGCATTCCTGGGCGACGGTGAGATGGACGAGCCCGAGAGCCGCGGCCTGGCGCACGTCGCGGCGCTGGAGGCCCTGGACAACCTCACGTTCGTCGTCAACTGCAACCTGCAGCGCCTCGACGGGCCGGTGCGCGGCAACGGGAAGATCATCCAGGAACTCGAGTCGTTCTTCCGCGGCGCGGGCTGGAACGTCATCAAGGTGGTGTGGGGCCGCGAGTGGGACGCGCTGTTGCACGCCGACCGCGACGGCGCACTGGTCAACCTGATGAACACCACCCCCGACGGCGATTACCAGACCTACCGGGCCAACGACGGCGCCTACGTGCGCGACCACTTCTTCGGCCGCGACCCGCGCACCAAGGCTCTGGTCGAGAAGATGTCGGACTCCGAGATCTGGAACCTCAAGCGAGGCGGACACGACTACCGCAAGGTCTACGCCGCCTACCGTGCCGCCACCGAGCACAAGGGCCAGCCGACGGTGATCCTAGCCAAGACCATCAAGGGCTATTCGCTGGGCGCGCACTTCCAGGGCCGCAACGCCACCCATCAGATGAAAAAGCTTGCCCTGGAAGACCTCAAGTACTTCCGCGATGCGCAACGCATCCCGATCAGCGACGAGCAGCTCGAGGAGAACCCCTACCTTCCGCCGTACTACCACCCCGGTCCGGAGGCAGCCGAGATTCGCTACATGCTCGACCGCAGGCGCGCGCTCGGCGGGTTCCTGCCCGAGCGTCGCACGAAGTCCAAGGCGCTCACCCTGCCCGGCCGCGACACCTACAAGGCGCTGAAGAAGGGTTCGGGCAAGCAGGAGGTGGCCACCACCATGGCCACGGTGCGCACGTTCAAGGAACTGTTGCGCGACAAGGAGATCGGCTGGCGTATCGTCCCGATCATCCCGGACGAGGCGCGCACGTTCGGCATGGACTCCTGGTTCCCCAACCTCAAGATCTACAACCGCAACGGCCAGCTCTACACCTCGGTCGACGCCGAGCTGATGCTGGCCTACAAGGAAAGCGAAATCGGCCAGATCCTGCACGAGGGCATCAACGAGGCCGGCTCCTCGGGCAGCTTCATCGCGGCCGGCACGGCGTACGCGACGCACAACGAACCGATGATTCCGGTCTACATCTTCTATTCGATGTTCGGATTCCAGCGCACCGGCGACAATCTGTGGGCGGCCTCCGACCAGATGACGCGCGGATTTCTCCTCGGCGCCACCGCGGGACGCACCACACTGGTCGGCGAGGGTCTGCAGCACGCCGACGGGCACTCGCTGCTGCTGGCGGCGAGCAACCCAGCCGTCGTCGCCTACGACCCGGCGTTCGCCTACGAGATCGCCTACATCATCGAAAGCGGCCTGCACCGCATGTACGGCGAGAACCCGGAGAACGTCTACTTCTACATGACCATCTACAACGAGCCCTACGTTCAGCCGCCGGAACCCGAGGACCTCGACGTCGAGGGCCTGTTGCGCGGCATCTACCGCTACCGGCCGGCACCCGAGAAGCGGTCCAACGCCGCACAGATCCTGGTGTCGGGGGTCGCCATGCCGTCGGCGCTGAAGGCGGCCGAGATGCTCGCCGACGAGTGGGACGTAGCCGCGGACGTGTGGTCGGTGACCAGTTGGGGCGAACTCAACCGTGACGGCGTGGAGATCGAGAAGAAGCGGCTGCGTCATCCGGACCGGCCGGCGGGCACGCCCTACATCACCAAGACACTGGCCGAGGCGCAGGGCCCGGTGATCGCGGTGTCGGACTGGATGCGCGGGGTGCCCGAGCAGATCCGGGGCTGGGTGCCGGGCACCTACATCACGCTGGGCACCGACGGGTTCGGCTTCTCCGACACCCGGCCCGCCGCGCGGCGCTACTACAACACCGACGCCGAGTCGATCGTCGTGGCGGTGTTGGAGGGGCTGGCCCGCGACGGCAACATCGATCAGTCCGTCGCGGTGAAGGCGGCTCAGCAGTACGAGATCGACGACGTGATGGCCGCGCCCGAGCAGACGTCGGATCCCGGAGTGGCTTAG
- a CDS encoding DUF3052 domain-containing protein: MVAADDAPNYARRLGIQKDQVVQELGWDEDVDDDIRADIEEACGGELLDEDADEVIDVVLLWWRDDDGDLVDALMDAITPLADDGVIWVVTPKTGKPGHVQPADIAESAPTAGLMQTSSANLGDWIASRLVQPKSKAAGRRS; this comes from the coding sequence GTGGTCGCGGCGGACGACGCCCCGAACTACGCCCGCAGACTGGGCATCCAAAAAGATCAGGTTGTACAGGAACTGGGCTGGGACGAAGACGTCGACGACGACATCCGAGCCGACATCGAGGAGGCGTGCGGCGGCGAGCTGCTCGACGAGGATGCCGACGAGGTCATCGACGTGGTCCTGCTCTGGTGGCGCGACGACGACGGGGACCTGGTGGACGCGCTGATGGACGCCATCACCCCGCTGGCCGATGACGGTGTGATCTGGGTGGTGACCCCGAAGACGGGCAAGCCCGGCCACGTCCAACCGGCCGATATCGCGGAGTCGGCTCCCACGGCGGGGCTGATGCAGACCTCCTCGGCGAACCTCGGCGACTGGATCGCCAGCCGGCTGGTGCAGCCGAAGAGCAAGGCGGCGGGGAGACGCTCGTGA
- a CDS encoding peroxiredoxin produces the protein MIDVGTEAPDFTLKDQNGQPVTLSDFRGAKNVLLVFFPLAFTGICQGELDEIRDRLPDYENDDTATLAISVGPPPTHKVWATQSGFTFPVLSDFWPHGAVASAYGVFNEDAGIANRGTFVVDRTGIVRFAEMKQPGEARDQALWTDALAALRSG, from the coding sequence GTGATCGACGTCGGAACCGAAGCGCCCGACTTCACGCTGAAGGACCAGAACGGTCAACCCGTCACGCTCAGCGACTTCCGGGGCGCAAAGAACGTGCTCCTGGTGTTCTTCCCGCTGGCGTTCACCGGCATCTGTCAGGGCGAGCTCGACGAGATCCGCGACCGGCTGCCCGACTACGAGAACGACGACACGGCGACGCTGGCCATCTCGGTGGGGCCGCCGCCCACGCACAAGGTGTGGGCGACGCAGAGTGGCTTCACGTTCCCGGTGTTGTCCGACTTCTGGCCGCACGGGGCCGTCGCATCGGCCTACGGGGTGTTCAACGAGGACGCGGGCATCGCCAACCGCGGCACGTTCGTCGTCGACCGCACCGGCATCGTCCGGTTCGCCGAGATGAAACAGCCCGGCGAGGCCCGGGATCAGGCGCTGTGGACGGACGCGCTGGCGGCGTTGCGCTCCGGCTGA
- a CDS encoding Mu transposase domain-containing protein, whose product MRSISLPEKTSGISMTVAVVLSDGIAMPRGCGSMAPPGDVPTGVFVADELPALKPVPEAVFDIPVWTQPKVAPDRHAEVAKALFSLPEQWIGTTLDVRADSELVKFYRRGTLVKVHPRQPPGGRSTDREDLPEHKAGYALRDLAALIATCAAHGPNIGIYAERILDDPLPWTRMRTVYRLQGLVRRYGADRVEQACSLSLDLDVVSVNKIVSMLERATENTTPALPQAVGQTATRFSRDPSEFSTTPTSLTVVPITDSEETC is encoded by the coding sequence GTGCGGTCGATTTCTTTGCCGGAGAAGACTTCCGGGATCTCGATGACTGTCGCCGTCGTGCTGAGCGATGGTATCGCGATGCCGCGGGGATGCGGATCCATGGCACCACCCGGTGACGTCCCGACCGGGGTGTTCGTCGCCGACGAACTCCCGGCGCTGAAGCCGGTGCCTGAGGCGGTGTTCGACATTCCGGTCTGGACGCAGCCGAAGGTGGCCCCGGATCGGCACGCCGAGGTCGCCAAAGCCCTGTTTTCGCTGCCCGAGCAGTGGATCGGCACCACGCTGGACGTCCGCGCCGACAGTGAGCTGGTCAAGTTCTATCGTCGCGGCACGCTGGTGAAAGTCCATCCCCGCCAACCACCTGGTGGCCGCAGCACCGACCGTGAGGATCTGCCCGAACACAAGGCCGGTTACGCGTTGCGGGACCTGGCGGCGTTGATCGCCACCTGTGCTGCACACGGGCCCAATATCGGGATCTACGCCGAACGCATCCTCGATGACCCGCTGCCCTGGACCCGGATGCGCACCGTCTACCGGCTCCAAGGGCTGGTGCGCCGCTACGGCGCCGACCGCGTCGAACAAGCCTGTTCACTATCGCTGGACCTCGACGTCGTCTCGGTCAACAAGATCGTCTCCATGCTGGAACGCGCCACCGAGAACACCACCCCGGCACTACCACAGGCAGTCGGCCAAACCGCCACCCGCTTCTCTCGTGATCCATCCGAATTCAGCACCACCCCAACATCATTGACCGTAGTGCCCATTACCGATTCCGAGGAGACCTGCTGA
- a CDS encoding DUF6262 family protein — translation MTGEKRRQHVERRCAAIILSGRPVTFDEVAERTGLGRATLYRNPELRTIIEEHRTRGSEAHTLTGLTTETAHLRTALEAVAATVRRHEEELRRLRKPQR, via the coding sequence ATGACGGGCGAAAAACGCCGCCAACACGTCGAAAGACGCTGTGCCGCAATCATTCTCAGCGGGCGACCCGTCACCTTCGACGAGGTCGCCGAGCGCACCGGACTAGGGCGAGCCACCCTCTACCGCAACCCCGAATTGCGCACCATCATCGAGGAACACCGCACCCGCGGCAGTGAAGCACACACCCTCACGGGCCTCACCACTGAAACCGCGCACCTCCGTACCGCACTGGAGGCCGTCGCCGCAACCGTCCGCCGCCACGAAGAAGAATTACGCCGCCTCCGCAAGCCCCAACGCTGA
- a CDS encoding alpha/beta hydrolase, whose product MLEVIDKGACSESHPVPLLFVHGAWHAAWCWDEHFLDFFADKGYRALAVSLRGHGNSPSLKPLRTCSLADYLDDVDSVADTLPTTPILIGHSMGGFIVQKYLETHQAPAAVLIASAPQRGSFAFNMRLTRRHPWLATKGLITGNALLPVGTPELARESFFSPQTPESDVVRYTARLNGESQRVALDTMWMLPRPKRVTTPLLVLGAELDRCILQREVRATARAYRTEAELFPDMGHDMMLDPGWAAAAERIHTWLETHDPARKSHQSG is encoded by the coding sequence ATGCTCGAGGTGATCGACAAAGGGGCATGCAGTGAATCCCACCCCGTACCACTGCTCTTCGTCCACGGGGCCTGGCACGCCGCATGGTGCTGGGACGAACACTTCTTGGACTTCTTCGCCGACAAGGGTTACCGCGCCCTCGCGGTCAGCCTCCGCGGCCACGGAAACAGCCCCTCACTGAAGCCCCTCCGCACCTGCTCCCTCGCCGACTACCTCGACGACGTTGACTCAGTCGCCGACACCTTGCCCACAACGCCTATATTGATCGGCCATTCGATGGGCGGCTTCATTGTGCAGAAGTACCTCGAGACTCACCAAGCGCCCGCCGCCGTTCTGATTGCGTCCGCACCCCAGCGCGGAAGCTTCGCATTCAACATGCGCCTGACACGACGGCATCCGTGGCTGGCCACAAAAGGACTGATTACGGGCAACGCATTACTCCCCGTCGGTACCCCTGAGCTTGCCCGCGAAAGCTTCTTCTCGCCGCAGACCCCCGAGTCGGACGTCGTGAGATACACCGCGCGACTCAACGGTGAGAGCCAGAGAGTTGCACTCGACACGATGTGGATGTTGCCCAGACCGAAGCGGGTGACTACGCCCTTGCTTGTCTTAGGCGCGGAACTCGACCGCTGCATCCTCCAAAGGGAAGTGCGCGCAACGGCGCGCGCATACCGCACCGAGGCAGAACTGTTTCCCGACATGGGGCACGACATGATGCTCGACCCTGGATGGGCAGCCGCAGCCGAACGAATCCACACGTGGCTCGAAACGCATGACCCTGCGAGGAAGTCACACCAATCGGGATAG
- a CDS encoding site-specific integrase gives MTTFAADSTDEQRPSPFTGADVCLQAGLTLPDGIRRPLFDDDLWDFTEVVGLAVQIPLVNRRFDFAVIGDPRWRLVAKELIIAALCPRHPAVAELPRAYRTPLHLRSCIGRLHELTRFFRWLDGRHAATLAEVDTHTCEAYLAFRRYILDENGNVVGEQSPAVRRAAAQIVVDLVNYRDLFTADRVRADLRPWGGASASAVAEMRSGRDGNTTPAVADEILQPMLAAALHLVQILGPHAVNLNQQIREHDRLHSARAEGLRPITSEPVDDILAVLAGYTTTGTPLPQHEDHDITKRLAAGCSADDPLLPVATGILARQAGRRNIESRWMPRLRGPLTDALAAVGVEKVFARNAEDAPTADGATRPWSLPLHRSQAVAVVGVVRTAAIIVLSASSGMRSSELMELRVGCRRPIEEPIPGLNRYRIASKIVKGQPLGGTDDEWVVIEPAFRAVELIEQLHDDPREGVLLLSRFSFRVRTIWFRNWVNSPAGQRLGLAAIPEGPVSLRMLRRTIALELAYRPAGVLAAKLQLKHIATATTEGYAARPGGAQAELLAEVNKHEADRNLKLILAEFHNYRDGILPAGPGARNLTDFFAAVDADLNAESAAGPKVQRNDRDILNLLSKRAKVLHLGPANYCWFTDPSRALCLKLAGTPNATRPMIGMCDSARCPQATHHAVHRPVWAEHAERTKTFLGQLGKTRVTERDRLTTDYNRAQRVIADIDAATTPTASEDPS, from the coding sequence ATGACCACCTTCGCCGCCGACAGCACCGACGAACAGCGGCCATCACCGTTCACCGGCGCCGATGTCTGTCTGCAGGCGGGTCTGACACTACCCGACGGCATTCGCCGCCCGCTGTTCGACGACGACTTATGGGACTTCACCGAGGTCGTCGGGTTGGCGGTCCAAATCCCCTTGGTGAACCGCCGTTTCGACTTCGCCGTGATCGGCGACCCGCGATGGCGCCTGGTCGCCAAGGAGCTGATCATCGCCGCCCTCTGCCCGCGACATCCCGCCGTCGCCGAACTGCCCAGGGCATACCGCACACCGCTGCATCTACGCAGCTGCATCGGGCGGCTCCACGAGCTGACCCGATTCTTCCGCTGGCTCGACGGCCGACACGCCGCCACGCTGGCCGAGGTCGACACCCACACCTGCGAGGCCTACCTGGCATTCCGCCGCTACATCCTCGACGAGAACGGCAACGTCGTCGGTGAACAAAGCCCCGCGGTTCGACGCGCTGCCGCTCAGATCGTCGTCGACCTGGTCAACTACCGAGACCTGTTCACCGCCGACCGCGTCCGCGCCGATCTTCGGCCCTGGGGCGGCGCATCGGCCTCCGCCGTCGCCGAAATGCGTTCCGGCCGTGACGGAAACACCACCCCCGCCGTCGCCGACGAGATCCTGCAGCCGATGCTTGCGGCGGCGCTGCACCTGGTGCAGATCCTCGGCCCACACGCAGTGAATCTGAACCAGCAGATCCGCGAACACGACCGGCTCCACTCGGCAAGGGCCGAAGGGTTGCGTCCCATCACCTCGGAACCCGTCGACGACATCCTCGCCGTGTTGGCCGGCTACACCACGACCGGCACGCCGCTGCCCCAACACGAAGACCATGACATCACCAAAAGACTGGCGGCAGGATGCTCGGCCGACGACCCACTGTTGCCGGTCGCCACCGGAATTCTGGCCAGGCAGGCCGGCCGCCGAAACATCGAGTCCCGCTGGATGCCGCGACTGCGCGGACCGCTCACCGACGCCCTCGCCGCGGTCGGAGTCGAGAAGGTCTTCGCGCGCAACGCTGAAGACGCGCCGACCGCCGACGGCGCGACAAGGCCCTGGAGCTTGCCGCTGCACCGCTCGCAGGCCGTCGCCGTGGTCGGGGTCGTCCGAACAGCCGCGATCATCGTGCTCTCGGCTTCATCAGGGATGCGCAGCAGCGAACTGATGGAACTGCGCGTCGGCTGCCGCCGCCCGATCGAGGAACCCATACCCGGGCTCAACCGCTACCGCATCGCCAGCAAGATCGTCAAGGGCCAGCCGCTCGGCGGCACCGACGATGAATGGGTCGTCATCGAACCCGCCTTCCGCGCGGTCGAACTCATCGAGCAACTGCACGACGATCCCCGCGAAGGTGTTCTTCTGTTGTCCCGGTTCAGCTTCCGCGTCCGCACCATCTGGTTCCGCAACTGGGTCAACTCCCCGGCAGGACAACGCCTCGGCCTGGCCGCGATCCCCGAGGGACCAGTCTCATTGCGGATGCTCAGAAGAACGATCGCGCTGGAATTGGCATACCGCCCAGCCGGGGTTCTCGCGGCAAAACTGCAGCTCAAACATATCGCGACCGCAACAACCGAAGGCTACGCCGCCCGCCCGGGCGGTGCTCAAGCCGAGTTGCTGGCCGAGGTCAACAAGCACGAAGCAGATCGCAACCTTAAGCTGATATTGGCCGAGTTCCACAACTACCGCGACGGCATCCTGCCCGCCGGACCCGGCGCACGAAACCTCACCGACTTCTTCGCCGCAGTCGACGCCGACCTGAACGCCGAATCGGCCGCGGGGCCCAAAGTCCAGCGCAACGACCGCGACATCCTCAATCTGCTGTCCAAACGCGCCAAGGTCCTGCACCTAGGACCGGCGAACTACTGCTGGTTCACCGATCCATCCCGCGCACTCTGCCTCAAACTGGCCGGCACTCCCAACGCGACACGGCCGATGATCGGCATGTGTGACTCCGCCCGCTGCCCGCAGGCCACCCACCACGCCGTCCACCGACCCGTCTGGGCTGAGCACGCCGAACGCACCAAGACTTTCCTCGGCCAACTCGGCAAGACCCGCGTCACCGAACGCGACCGCCTCACCACCGACTACAACCGCGCCCAGCGGGTCATCGCCGACATTGATGCCGCCACCACACCCACCGCCAGCGAGGACCCGTCATGA